In Stieleria varia, one genomic interval encodes:
- a CDS encoding phytanoyl-CoA dioxygenase family protein, which translates to MKEFSMIPTEDELASLQRDLSFHPTENPSPKVLASDQIERFNRDGYLAPFSVFSETEVQQTREYFDDLLAKVTAAGGDSYSISSAHLKHGRVYDILHDSRIVDRVADLLGENVIGWGSHFFCKMPGDGKAVAWHQDASYWPLSPSKAVTVWLAIDDADRENACMKFIAGSHTSGHMTYRPSDSTEHNVLNQTIDNPEQYGTLVYDPLAAGEFSIHSDLLLHGSEANESNRRRCGLTLRYCSADVRADLGWSQKGVHVRGTDPSGHWSNQPRPE; encoded by the coding sequence ATGAAAGAATTTAGCATGATTCCTACCGAAGACGAATTGGCCTCGTTGCAGAGAGACTTGAGCTTTCACCCGACGGAGAATCCATCGCCCAAGGTACTGGCCTCCGACCAAATCGAGCGATTCAATCGTGATGGCTACTTGGCACCGTTTTCGGTTTTCAGCGAAACAGAAGTGCAGCAAACACGTGAATACTTTGACGACCTGTTGGCCAAAGTCACCGCGGCGGGAGGCGACAGTTATTCGATCAGTTCGGCGCACCTGAAACATGGTCGTGTCTACGACATCTTGCATGACTCACGGATCGTCGATCGCGTCGCAGATTTATTGGGTGAGAACGTGATCGGCTGGGGGTCGCATTTCTTCTGTAAGATGCCCGGCGACGGCAAAGCAGTGGCGTGGCACCAGGACGCCAGCTATTGGCCGCTTTCTCCATCCAAAGCGGTTACGGTCTGGCTCGCGATCGACGACGCGGATCGGGAGAACGCTTGCATGAAGTTCATCGCTGGTTCACACACGTCGGGACACATGACTTACCGCCCCAGTGATTCGACCGAACACAACGTGTTGAATCAGACCATCGACAATCCGGAACAGTACGGTACGTTAGTTTACGATCCGTTGGCGGCTGGGGAGTTTTCGATTCACAGCGACTTGTTACTGCACGGTAGCGAAGCCAACGAGTCGAACCGACGACGATGCGGTTTGACGCTCAGGTATTGCAGTGCCGACGTCCGAGCGGATCTTGGCTGGAGCCAAAAAGGAGTGCACGTGCGGGGCACTGACCCCAGTGGCCATTGGAGCAATCAGCCTCGACCCGAGTGA